In Eupeodes corollae chromosome 3, idEupCoro1.1, whole genome shotgun sequence, a single genomic region encodes these proteins:
- the LOC129952441 gene encoding F-box only protein 39, protein MSEKVQRGCWKIDQNEEACYIDVEENDDEDCDPNKEYSQWSILPDLLLEEIFSYLSVKERYYASLVCRHWYSIFHMPRVWTNFVVDDQTLTRTKYNYYSGWQYVLDHMRTQNFMQRVGRHIGGLVFRPLHSFNNIFQFMTLLSWSIEKRNERPELTGVGLRIRSLVYEFPCNMSQTDDPEGIKLFGTGGQLLKCLKNLMTQLTQLRVLKLIDFVLERYEANHLLDEVLDSCFSHMRVLNLVNVTTTHCPIMHVGLFANLRVLTMSPQNIDDDVINLLADSKLEHLNILQNRYTPIAGSITACGAKAWRALKRDNPSLKVHLRVESASDGEILLQPEAPVYSILYNAPKTKIKPDLLIRMVDHYKGTLTTYGHELLPKFVSPKSFDNRVDSLILLLCRQSYNLETLIIREKISTSTVLLITKTAKNLQNLYIRRFAVILRCDWPRNPDWSDDFYYWLRRSSKSYEIVEKEVSAILGKSWRFLSDSEFKKINLNDRKNL, encoded by the exons ATGTCGGAAAAAGTCCAGAGAGGTTGCTGGAAGATCGATCAGAACGAAGAAG CTTGCTATATTGACGTTGAAGAAAATGATGATGAAGACTGTGATCCAAACAAGGAGTATTCACAATGGAGTATCTTGCCTGACCTTCTTTTGGaggaaatattttcatatttatcaGTTAAAGAACGATACTATGCTAGTTTG GTGTGTCGCCATTGGTACAGCATTTTTCACATGCCACGGGTTTGGACGAATTTTGTTGTCGATGATCAAACCCTTACGCGAACAAAATACAACTATTACTCAGGTTGGCAATATGTTCTCGACCACATGAGGACGCAAAACTTCATGCAGCGCGTGGGTCGTCATATTGGGGGCCTAGTTTTTCGTCCACTGCATAGctttaataacattttccaaTTTATGACACTACTTTCGTGGAGCATTgaaaag agAAATGAACGTCCCGAATTAACTGGCGTTGGTTTAAGAATTCGAAGTTTAGTCTATGAATTCCCGTGCAACATGTCTCAAACAGATGATCCAGAAGGAATAAAGTTGTTTGGAACTGGAG GTCAACTTCTTAAATGTTTGAAGAATCTTATGACACAACTTACACAGCTAAGAGTTCTGAAGTTAATAGATTTCGTCTTGGAACGATATGAAGCTAATCATCTTCTCGATGAAGTTCTTGACTCATGTTTTTCCCATATGCGTGTTTTGAATCTTGTTAATGTTACAACAACACACTGCCCTATTATGCACGTAGGGCTTTTTGCTAATCTCAGG GTTCTGACAATGTCACCCCAGAATATCGATGATGACGTGATAAATCTGCTTGCGGATTCAAAACTGGAACATCTTAATATTCTGCAAAATCGATACACTCCAATAGCAGGATCAATCACAGCTTGCGGAGCCAAGGCCTGGCGAGCCCTCAAAAGAGATAATCCATCATTGAAAGTTCACCTTCGTGTGGAATCAGCCTCCGATGGAGAAATTCTACTACAACCAGAAGCTCCTGTTTACAGTATTTTGTATAATGCACCCAAAACAAAG ATTAAACCTGATTTGTTGATCCGAATGGTTGACCACTATAAAGGAACACTTACCACGTACGGCCACGAACTTCTACCAAAATTTGTAAGCCCAAAATCGTTTGATAATAGAGTTGACAGCCTTATCTTACTTCTTTGCCGTCAATCATATAACCTAGAAACCCTG ATAATAAGGGAAAAAATTTCTACATCTACAGTtttgttaataacaaaaactgcaaaaaaccTTCAAAACTTGTATATTCGAAGATTTGCCGTTATTTTACGCTGTGATTGGCCAAGAAACCCAGATTGGTCTGATGATTTTTACTATTGGTTGCGACGATCATCGAAATCCTATGAAATTGTAGAAAAAGAAGTTTCAGCAATTTTAGGAAAAAGTTGGCGATTTCTGAGTgacagtgaatttaaaaaaataaacctaaacgATAGAAAAAATCTAtga